The following DNA comes from Cryobacterium psychrophilum.
TCGGGGTGCCGGTGGACATCGCCGTGCCCCGATCGAGCGTGGTCACGCTGTCCACGAACCGCGGCATCCCGCTGCTTCAGGACGGAAACAGAAATCCCGCATCAGCGGCTCTCACGGAGCTGGTGCGCCGGTTCGACCCCAGCGCGTCACTTAAACGCGGTCGCTTGCATCGAAGGGTGGTTGTCGCATGAAACTGACTGACCGAGTGGATGCGGCACGCCGCGACGGACCACTGCATCGCCTGGACAAGAAAGTCCCGGTCCTTCCCTCTGTGGCGAGGATGACGGAGGAGGCGTGGCTCGGAGATGAGGATCGGGCTGCCGCGCCCGCTCCGGTGGCCGACGCACAGGTGCCCGCCCCGGCGCCCGCGCCAGTGGTCGACCCCCTCGCGGAACTCAAGGAACGGGCCGCGCAGGAGCTTTTCGTCCGGATCGGAACGCGGCTGAACGACGCGAGCCTGAGCGAGGAGCAACTGCATTCGTATGCCAGGGCCGAACTCGGCAATATCGTCGCGGCCGAGCAGGTTCCCCTCAGTCCCGAGGAGCGCACCAGGCTGATCGCGGAGATCGGGGCCGACGTGCTCGGCTTCGGCCCGCTGGAGGCGCTGCTCGCCGACGTGGCGGTGACCGAGATCATGGTCAACGGTCACCAGCAGATCTTCGTCGAGCGGGCCGGGCACCTCAGCCTCAGCGACGCTCGTTTCACCAGCGAGGCGCAGCTGCGACGGGTGATCGAACGGATCGTGGCGAAAGTCGGGCGCCGCATCGACGAGTCGTCGCCCCTGGTGGACGCCCGCCTCGCCGACGGCTCGCGGGTGAACGCGATCATCCCGCCGCTCGCGGTCGACGGATCGTCGCTGACGATTCGCAAGTTCGCGCGCGAACCCCTCACCGTGAAGGACCTGATCGACTTCGGCACCCTCAGCGCCGAAATGGCCCAGGTGCTGGACGCCTGCGTGAAGGCCAAGCTCAACATCATCGTCTCCGGCGGAACCGGAACCGGCAAGACCACGCTGCTGAACGTGCTGTCCAGTTACATCCCGCCCGATGAGCGCATCATCACTATCGAGGACGCGGTGGAGCTGCAACTGCAGCAGGACCACGTCATCCGGCTGGAATCCCGGCCGGCGAACATCGAGGGCAAAGGCGAGATCACCATCCGTGACCTCGTGCGCAACTCCCTCCGGATGCGGCCGGACCGGATCGTGATCGGCGAGTGCCGCGGGGGAGAGAGCCTCGACATGCTGCAGGCGATGAACACCGGCCACGAGGGCTCCATCTCCACGGTGCACTCGAACTCGCCTCGCGACGCGATCGCACGGCTGGAGACTCTCGTGCTAATGGCCGGCATGGACCTGCCCCTGCGTGCGATTCGTGAACAGATCGCCTCTGCGATCGACGTGATCGTGCAGATCACTCGGCTCAGTGACGGCACCCGCCGGGTGACGCATGTGACCGAGGTGCAGGGCATGGAGGGCGACATCGTCACCCTCCAGGACGCCTTCGTGTTCGACTACAGTGCCGGCGTCGACGATACCGGACGCCTGCGGGGCCACGCCGTGGCGACCGGGGTGCGGCCACGATTCGCCGATAAGTTCCGGGACCTGGGAATTCCGCTGTCTCCGAGCGTGTTCCAGGCCAACCTCGTCACCCGGGATAAGCGATGACCCCCGTCATGCTCTACGTCGGCGTCGCCGCCGCGCTCATCGCGCTGTTCGTGCTCCTCTTCCTTGTGATCGCACCGCCCCGCCCCAGGGTGCCGATCGAGCGCCGCCGCGCGCCGGGCACGGTGGACACGTCGACCCTCACCCGGGTGACCGACCGTGTGGTCGAGACGATCGACGGGGCGCTCCACCGTCGCGGACGGGCGCCGTTCACCGCAGAGGAACTGGAACAGGCCAGCATCCGGATGCAGCCGTCCGGTTTCATACTCATGGTGCTGTCGGCCTCGACCGTCCTGGCTCTGGCCGGGCTGGTGCTGGGCACCGGCACACCCTGGGCCGTGCCGCTGATGGTGACTTTCGCCGCGGTCGGGCCGATCGGGGCAAAGGTGCTGCTCGGCGTGCGTGCCCGGCAGCGTCGCGCGAAATTCGCGGAGCAACTCGACGAATCGCTTGCTCTTCTGGCCGGCGGTCTGCGAGCCGGCCACAGCCTCCTGCGGGCGGTCGATGCTGCGTCCCAGGAGACGCCGTCGCCGACGGCCGACGAACTGGCCCGGATCGTGAACGAGACTCGCATCGGGCGTGACCTGGGCGACGCCCTCGACAACACCGCCACCCGGATGGGGAGCGAGGACTTTCGCTGGGTTGCGCAGGCGATCGCCATCAACCGTGAGGTCGGCGGCAACCTCTCCGAAGTGCTCGACCAGGTGGGCCACACCATCCGGGAACGCAACGAGATCCGTCGCCAGGTGAAGGCGCTGGCTGCCGAAGGCAAGCTGTCCGCCTGGGTGCTGATTCTCCTGCCGGTCGGGGTCTTCACCTTCCTGCTGCTCACCCAGCCGAACTACTTCGCCGGATTCTTCAGCAGTATCTGGGGAATAGCCGCCCTCATCGTCGCGGCCATCCTGCTCATCGGCGGCTCATTGTGGATGATGGCCGTCGTCAAAGTGAAGTTCTAGGAGAACCCGATGCCCTCACTCATTGCAGTCCTCGCCTCGCTCGCCGTCGCCGGCGGGTTTGCGACCCTCATCGGCATCCTCGTCGGCGGCCGCGCTGCCCAGCCGGTCGCGGAGATTGGCGACTCGTCTCCGCGGTTCGCCGCGCCGGGCTCCGTGCGCGTCCAACGCCGTTGGGGGATGCGTGAGCTGGCCCCCCGCGGGTACCTCGGGATGCTCGATCGGCGGCTCGCGCTCGCCGGGCGGCCACCCGCCTGGACCATAGACAAGATCCTCATCGCCAAGCCCCTGGCCGGCACGGCCGGTGCGCTCCTGGCGCTGCTCTGGATCAGCGGGGACCCGGTTCCGACTCGATTTGTGCTCGGCATCCTGCTCGTGCTGCTGTGTTTCTTCGTTCCCGACCTCTTGCTTGTCAGCCGCGGGCAGGAACGGCAGGAGCAGATGCAGAACGCCCTGGCCGACACCCTCGACCAGATGACGATCGCCGTGGAGGCCGGCCTCGGTTTTGAGGCGGCCATGGCCAAGGCGGCGACGAACGGCAAGGGCCCCCTCGCGGAGGAGTTCATCCGTACCCTGCAGGACATGAGCATCGGGCGCACTCGCACGCACGCCTACCAGTCGCTGGGCGATCGAACCTCGTCGTCGGATTTGCGCCGGTTCACCCGTTCGGTCATCCAGGCGGACACCTACGGCATCGCGATCGCGGACGTGCTCCGGGTACAGGCCGGGGAAATGCGCCTTCGACGCCGTCAGCGCGCCGAGGAGAAGGCCATGAAGGTGCCCGTCAAGGTGCTCTTCCCGCTCATCTTCTGCATCCTGCCGGTGCTGTTCATCGTGCTGCTCACCCCGGCCGTGCTCAGCATGGTCAAGGCGTTCTCCTAACCTTCCGCTGCACCGACGGGAGACCCCGGATGCGGGCGGCTAGCGGAAGTTGACGAACTGCAGCGCCACATCAAGGTCTTTGCCCTTGAGCAGCGCCATCACCGACTGCAGGTCATCGCGGCTCTTGGAACTCACGCGCAGCTCGTCGCCCTGGATCTGGCTCTTGACGCCCTTCGGGCCCTCGTCGCGGATGATCTTGCCGATCTTCTTCGCGTTCTCCTGGTCGATACCGGCCTTCATCGTGGTTTCTATGCGGTATTCCTTGCCGGAGGCGAATGGCTCACCCGCGTCGAGGCTGCGCAGGGAAATACCACGCTTGATGAGCTTGGACTCGAACACTTCGAGGATGGCCTTGACGCGCTCCTCCGTGTTGGCCTTCATGAGGACCTTCTCGCCGCTCATCGCGATCGAGGCACCCACATTCTTGAAGTCATACCGCTGGGCGACCTCTTTGTGCGCCTGGTTGAGGGCGTTGTCGACCTCCATCGGGTCGACCTTGCTAACGATGTCGAACGTAGAATCTGCCATGGCTCTATCGTACCGGGCCGGTACCGCGGTGCCGGGAGAGATCCCCGGCGCCGCGGTACGCCGATTCAGCTCGCGGGGGCGCGGTGCTGGAGCGCGTAATGAGCTCGAATGGCATCGGGAGATTGAGGTCGCCGGGTTCGTGCGGTCGGGGGTGTAGCTGCTCCATCAAGATATCCACCGCTTTCTCCCCCTGGGCCTGCGGGAACTGCGCCATGGTCGTGAGGCCGAAGAAGTCGGCGAGATTGTGGTCGTCAATGCCGATGACCGACACGTCGTGGGGTACCGAGAGCCCGAGGTCCCTCGCCGCGAGGATGCACCCGATCGCCATCTCGTCGGAGGCGGCGAAAATGGCGCTCGGGCGTCCGTCGTCACGCTCAAGCAGCCGGCGCGTGGCCTGGTAGCCTCCGCGCATGGTGAAGTTCGCCGGCTCGAACAGGTCTACCGACACGGCGATCTCGGCCGCTTCGAGGGCTCCCTCGTAGCCGAGTCGCCGGTTCGTCGGCAGGTGAAAGTCGAGGTCGAGCTCCTTGCTGCCACCGACATGGCCGATGCGGGTGTGTCCGAGCGCCAGCAGATGCTCCGTGGCTCGGCGGGCGACGGCCGCGTCGTCGATCGTGAGGGTGCGCACACCATTGCTGGGGCCGCCGACGCCGACGCCGACGATCGGCTTTCCCACAGCGTGTAAACGGTCGACCTCATGTTCGGTGAGCTCAAGCGAGACGGCGATGACAGCATCCAGTCGCTGTCGAAGGAGAAAATGCTCGAAGACGCTGGCCCGCTCGTCTCCGCCGCCGGAAAGGTTATAGAGGGTGAGGTCGTAGCCGTTGCGGAGGAGGGCCCGTTGCGCTCCCTCCACGACGCTCGAGAAGAACCAGCTGCCGAGGAACGGGACGACAACACCGATGTTCTTGGTGCGACCGGAAGCGAGGCTCGATGCGCTCGCCGACACTACGTAGCCGAGCTCACCGGCCGCAGCCTCGACCTTGAGCCGGGTGGCCGGTTTGACCGGTCCCCTGCCGCTCAGCGTGCGCGAGACGGTGGCGGTCGACACGCCTGCCAGACGGGCGACGTCTTCGATTCCGGCCATGGGTTCCTTATCGAATGGGAGAAGTGCGGGTGTTTGATCTTATCGAGGCGTGAATCCCACCGATTCCTGCGCGCTGATTTCACGCTGGGGCACTTCGTCTTGTATTCTGATTCAGCACGTTCGATTAGGTGAAATTTGCCCGGTCGAAAGCAGCTGGCGAGTTACCCAAGCGGCCAAAGGGATCTGACTGTAAATCAGACGGCGTAGCCTTCGTGAGTTCGAACCTCGCACTCGCCACAGCAAACCAGCAGGCCCGGAGAAATCCGGGCCTGCTTCTTTTTAAGCGGATGCGCCTGGCGCGTCACGTAGCGTGGAGGCATGACTGCCGCCGTGACATCAGACCTGCTCGCCATTGCCCGACGCACCGCGCTCGAGGCCGGGGAGCTTGCGCATCGTCGCCGCGCGGAGGGCGTACAGATTGCGGCGTCCAAGTCGTCACCGGAAGACGTGGTGACGAACGCCGACCGGGAGGTCGAGGCCCTCATCCGCGCCAGGCTCGCGGCGGCGCGGCCGGGTGATGGCTTTTACGGGGAGGAATCGGAGGCCACCGACGGTTCAACCGGACTCACCTGGGTCGTCGACCCGATCGACGGCACCGTCAACTATCTCTATGGAATTCCGCACTACGCGATCAGCATCGCCGTCGTGGAGGGCGACCCGAAACCGGCGACATGGAACACGCTTGCCGGGGTCGTCGTGAACCCGGCAATCGGGGAGGTCTACACGGCGGCAGCTGGCCAAGGTGCGTTTCTGGGCGAGCGCCGCCTCGCCGTGAACACCGGCGTGCCGCTATCGCTCGCGCTCGCGGGAACCGGCTTTGGGTATGCGGCGAAGCGGCGACTGTGGCAGGCCGCCGTCGTGCAGGGACTCATTGGCGAGGTGCGGGACATTCGACGAATGGGTGCCGCGGCGCTGGACCTGTGCTCGGTGGCGGCCGGCCGCCTGGACGTGTACTACGAGCGCGGTCTGCACCCGTGGGACCACGCGGCGGGTGCTCTCATTGCGCGGGAGGCAGGTGCCCGTGTGGGGGCTTTCGGCAAGAACACCGAGGGAATCGACCTGCTGGTCGCCGCCGCCCCAGACCTCTACGATCAGTTTGTGCCACTCCTAGAACAGCTTTTCACCCGGTTAGATCAGGAATCGTCGTGATGTGTCCGGCGGTTCGGGGGGTGTACTCGGAGTCTGAGCGTGCCTTTTGGGGCTGCGCGGGTTAGCCTTGACCGATTCGTTACATTCCATTGCGGCTAAGACGAGCAACGGATGCCAGTCCGCCGCACAGAAAGAGCCCCTTTGTCACGTCACTCCTCCCCGTCAGCTGCCCTCGTGCCTGACTCGAGTGACACCACAGACCCCGCTCTTCCCCTCACTCGCCGCGAGTTGCGCGAGCGTGAACGCCGGGCCGCCGCCGAAGCCGAGCCCGTCGACGTTCCGGCAGGCATCGTTCCCAGCGCCGACGCAGAACTGACCGCGGCCACCGAGTCCGTCATCGTGAACGAGCTGGCCGAGCCCAGCCTCGTTGTCGCCATCGTCACTGAGTCCGATCGGGTCATTGCGGCCCCCGCTGCCGATGAAGAACGTGAATCGCACACGAGCCTGCTCCTGTCCGATGCGCCGACGTCGACAATGTCGATTCCGATTCCCACGCGCTCGCAGCTCCGCCGCGACGCCGAGGCCCGCACGGCTGGTCCGAAGCGGGCGCGCACGGAGGTCGCGGCCAGCGCGGAGTCTGGCGCTGCGACAGGGGCCTTCGCCCCGAGGGGTCGCTTTGTTCCCGCCACGACGCCTCCGCGCATCGCACCGCGGGCCCAGCCCGTGAGTGACCGCATGCGCAAGTTCGCGACGACGAGCATGACCGTCGCCGCCATGGGGTTTGTAGCCCTGATGGCCGTCTCGACCTCGCTGCCCGCGCAAGCGTTGCTGTCGACGGCCGAGGTGCGGGCATCCGCTCAGGCCGCCTCGCGTCCCAGCATGGAGGGCGTGCAGACACTCGATATCGCCGGCGGCGATACCATCACGGTGGAACGCGACGGTTACTCGTCAAGCACCATCGCGGAGGTCGCTGCCGCGAGCGGTATTCGAATGGAAGCGACCTTCACCAACAACCCCAACGGCACGATCCAGTGGCCCTTTGCCGTTGGTGTGCACATTGGTGACCAGAAGGGCCCGCGTAACTGCGCCGGCTGCTCCGCGAACCACGGAGGCCAGGACTTCAACCCGGGCGTCGGCGCCCCCATCCAGGCGATAGCGGATGGCGTGGTCAGCCTCGCCCAAGACGGTGAAGGCAGCCTCGGCGTGCACATGGTCATTGACCACATGATCGACGGCAAGCTCGTGTCGAGCGTCTACGCGCACATGATCCACGGCTCGATGAACTTCCAGAAGGGTGACGTCGTCAAGGTGGGCCAGGTCATCGGCAAGACCGGCAGTACCGGAATGTCGACCGGTCCGCACCTGCACTTCGAGATCCGCGAGGGTGGCAAAGGCGGCACCAAGGTGGACCCGCTCAAGTGGCTCTACGCCCACACGAACTAGCGCCCACACGAACTAGCGCCCACACGACCGAGCGCCCACACGAACTAGCGCCCACACGACCGAGCGTTGACGCGGCCGCTCGCGGCTCACTCTTCAACGTTTGGCCTGGTCGGACTTCGGCCGGCCCAAGCCGGCCGGATGCGCGTCTCACCGAGTGCACTGGCATGCACCCGGTGAAACACTGGCGCGGGTCAGCGCAGCCAGACGGTCGTGTCTCCCGGCAGTGTGCGGGCCGTCAGGGGTTCGCTCGTCAGAATGACGTCGCCATCCGGCAGGGGCACGGATGCCGCACTCGTGTTGGCAACGACCGTCACGTCTCCGGAACGGAACGCCACGACCTCCTCGGG
Coding sequences within:
- a CDS encoding type II secretion system F family protein, whose product is MPSLIAVLASLAVAGGFATLIGILVGGRAAQPVAEIGDSSPRFAAPGSVRVQRRWGMRELAPRGYLGMLDRRLALAGRPPAWTIDKILIAKPLAGTAGALLALLWISGDPVPTRFVLGILLVLLCFFVPDLLLVSRGQERQEQMQNALADTLDQMTIAVEAGLGFEAAMAKAATNGKGPLAEEFIRTLQDMSIGRTRTHAYQSLGDRTSSSDLRRFTRSVIQADTYGIAIADVLRVQAGEMRLRRRQRAEEKAMKVPVKVLFPLIFCILPVLFIVLLTPAVLSMVKAFS
- a CDS encoding CpaF family protein — its product is MKLTDRVDAARRDGPLHRLDKKVPVLPSVARMTEEAWLGDEDRAAAPAPVADAQVPAPAPAPVVDPLAELKERAAQELFVRIGTRLNDASLSEEQLHSYARAELGNIVAAEQVPLSPEERTRLIAEIGADVLGFGPLEALLADVAVTEIMVNGHQQIFVERAGHLSLSDARFTSEAQLRRVIERIVAKVGRRIDESSPLVDARLADGSRVNAIIPPLAVDGSSLTIRKFAREPLTVKDLIDFGTLSAEMAQVLDACVKAKLNIIVSGGTGTGKTTLLNVLSSYIPPDERIITIEDAVELQLQQDHVIRLESRPANIEGKGEITIRDLVRNSLRMRPDRIVIGECRGGESLDMLQAMNTGHEGSISTVHSNSPRDAIARLETLVLMAGMDLPLRAIREQIASAIDVIVQITRLSDGTRRVTHVTEVQGMEGDIVTLQDAFVFDYSAGVDDTGRLRGHAVATGVRPRFADKFRDLGIPLSPSVFQANLVTRDKR
- a CDS encoding YajQ family cyclic di-GMP-binding protein; this translates as MADSTFDIVSKVDPMEVDNALNQAHKEVAQRYDFKNVGASIAMSGEKVLMKANTEERVKAILEVFESKLIKRGISLRSLDAGEPFASGKEYRIETTMKAGIDQENAKKIGKIIRDEGPKGVKSQIQGDELRVSSKSRDDLQSVMALLKGKDLDVALQFVNFR
- a CDS encoding type II secretion system F family protein; translation: MTPVMLYVGVAAALIALFVLLFLVIAPPRPRVPIERRRAPGTVDTSTLTRVTDRVVETIDGALHRRGRAPFTAEELEQASIRMQPSGFILMVLSASTVLALAGLVLGTGTPWAVPLMVTFAAVGPIGAKVLLGVRARQRRAKFAEQLDESLALLAGGLRAGHSLLRAVDAASQETPSPTADELARIVNETRIGRDLGDALDNTATRMGSEDFRWVAQAIAINREVGGNLSEVLDQVGHTIRERNEIRRQVKALAAEGKLSAWVLILLPVGVFTFLLLTQPNYFAGFFSSIWGIAALIVAAILLIGGSLWMMAVVKVKF
- a CDS encoding peptidoglycan DD-metalloendopeptidase family protein encodes the protein MPDSSDTTDPALPLTRRELRERERRAAAEAEPVDVPAGIVPSADAELTAATESVIVNELAEPSLVVAIVTESDRVIAAPAADEERESHTSLLLSDAPTSTMSIPIPTRSQLRRDAEARTAGPKRARTEVAASAESGAATGAFAPRGRFVPATTPPRIAPRAQPVSDRMRKFATTSMTVAAMGFVALMAVSTSLPAQALLSTAEVRASAQAASRPSMEGVQTLDIAGGDTITVERDGYSSSTIAEVAAASGIRMEATFTNNPNGTIQWPFAVGVHIGDQKGPRNCAGCSANHGGQDFNPGVGAPIQAIADGVVSLAQDGEGSLGVHMVIDHMIDGKLVSSVYAHMIHGSMNFQKGDVVKVGQVIGKTGSTGMSTGPHLHFEIREGGKGGTKVDPLKWLYAHTN
- a CDS encoding LacI family DNA-binding transcriptional regulator; translation: MAGIEDVARLAGVSTATVSRTLSGRGPVKPATRLKVEAAAGELGYVVSASASSLASGRTKNIGVVVPFLGSWFFSSVVEGAQRALLRNGYDLTLYNLSGGGDERASVFEHFLLRQRLDAVIAVSLELTEHEVDRLHAVGKPIVGVGVGGPSNGVRTLTIDDAAVARRATEHLLALGHTRIGHVGGSKELDLDFHLPTNRRLGYEGALEAAEIAVSVDLFEPANFTMRGGYQATRRLLERDDGRPSAIFAASDEMAIGCILAARDLGLSVPHDVSVIGIDDHNLADFFGLTTMAQFPQAQGEKAVDILMEQLHPRPHEPGDLNLPMPFELITRSSTAPPRAESAYRGAGDLSRHRGTGPVR
- a CDS encoding inositol monophosphatase family protein — translated: MTAAVTSDLLAIARRTALEAGELAHRRRAEGVQIAASKSSPEDVVTNADREVEALIRARLAAARPGDGFYGEESEATDGSTGLTWVVDPIDGTVNYLYGIPHYAISIAVVEGDPKPATWNTLAGVVVNPAIGEVYTAAAGQGAFLGERRLAVNTGVPLSLALAGTGFGYAAKRRLWQAAVVQGLIGEVRDIRRMGAAALDLCSVAAGRLDVYYERGLHPWDHAAGALIAREAGARVGAFGKNTEGIDLLVAAAPDLYDQFVPLLEQLFTRLDQESS